A single Mangifera indica cultivar Alphonso chromosome 20, CATAS_Mindica_2.1, whole genome shotgun sequence DNA region contains:
- the LOC123204580 gene encoding cation/H(+) antiporter 18-like — MAGNVSCTAMQATSNGVFQGDNPIDFALPLAILQICLVVVVTRILAVILKPLRQPRVIAEIVGGILLGPSALGRNKVYLNAIFPARGQTVLDTLANLGLLFFLFLVGLELDPKSLRRTGKKALSIALGGISLPFALGIGTSFALRASISKGVQGPPFILFMGVAYSITAFPVLARILAELRLFTTDVGRLAMSAAAVNDVAAWILLALAIALSGTGRSPLVSLWVLLCGCGFVLICLFIVPPIFRWMQQRCPEGEPVDELYVCATLSIVLLAGFATDAIGIHALFGAFIIGVLVPKEGAFVNALVEKVEDLVSGLFLPLYFVSSGLKTNIATIRGAQSWGFLVLVIATACFGKIIGTVVVSFLCKVPVRESLALGFLMNSKGLVELIVLNIGKDRKVLNDQTFAIMILMAVFTTFITTPLVMAVYKPDKRTVNALYKHRTVKRKDPNVQLRILACFYASRNIPTMINLIEASRGTEKKDSLCVYALHLMELSERPSAILMVNKARKNGIPFWNKGKNLDADHVVVAFEAFRRLSHVSIRPMTAISPMHDIQEDIIASAERKRASIIILPFHKHQRLDGSLETTRTEFRWVNKRVLESAPCSVGILIDRGLGGNTHVSASNVSSVMAVLFFGGNDDQEALAYGARMAEHPGITLTVIRFLPSPEISREIETKEDPHVSEDESFLAEVKQKFSNVDSFTFEERIVRNTAETVEVINEFNKCHMFLVGRTPEGSAAAALTVRSGCPEVGPVGSLLIAPDFSTSASVLVVQQYTGHDRAVSVSGSITKVAEMREEDIESG; from the exons ATGGCTGGAAATGTGAGCTGTACGGCAATGCAGGCTACATCAAATGGGGTGTTTCAGGGTGATAATCCTATTGATTTTGCACTTCCTCTTGCCATTCTTCAAATATGCCTTGTGGTTGTGGTCACCCGCATTCTCGCTGTAATTTTAAAGCCTCTTCGACAACCTCGCGTCATTGCAGAGATTGTT GGGGGAATATTACTTGGGCCCTCAGCTTTGGGAAGGAACAAGGTTTATCTGAATGCAATATTTCCTGCCAGGGGTCAGACTGTGTTGGATACTTTAGCCAACCTTGGCCTTCTCTTCTTTCTGTTCCTTGTGGGCCTTGAGTTAGACCCAAAGTCCCTTCGTCGGACTGGTAAAAAAGCTCTAAGCATAGCCCTCGGAGGCATCAGCCTACCTTTTGCATTAGGAATCGGAACCTCATTCGCCCTCCGTGCATCCATTTCTAAAGGTGTACAGGGACCTCCATTTATCTTATTCATGGGAGTAGCTTATTCCATCACTGCATTTCCTGTCCTGGCCCGCATTTTAGCTGAACTCAGGCTTTTCACTACTGATGTTGGGCGTCTGGCAATGTCAGCTGCGGCTGTTAACGACGTTGCCGCCTGGATTTTACTTGCTCTTGCCATTGCCCTCTCAGGAACTGGCCGTTCTCCCCTTGTATCTTTATGGGTTCTATTGTGCGGATGTGGGTTTGTCCTCATTTGCTTATTCATTGTCCCCCCAATCTTCAGATGGATGCAGCAGCGATGCCCAGAGGGAGAGCCTGTGGATGAATTGTATGTTTGTGCCACTCTGTCTATAGTTTTGCTTGCGGGTTTTGCAACCGACGCCATTGGAATACATGCTCTCTTTGGAGCGTTTATAATCGGAGTTTTGGTCCCAAAAGAAGGAGCATTTGTTAATGCTCTAGTAGAAAAAGTTGAGGATCTTGTATCAGGCCTTTTCCTTCCATTGTACTTTGTATCTAGCGGATTGAAGACTAATATAGCCACAATTCGAGGAGCTCAGTCTTGGGGATTCCTTGTTTTGGTTATAGCTACAGCATGTTTTGGAAAAATTATCGGCACTGTTGTTGTTTCCTTCTTATGCAAAGTTCCTGTGAGGGAATCTCTGGCTTTGGGGTTCCTCATGAACTCTAAAGGCTTGGTGGAGCTCATTGTGCTCAACATTGGAAAAGACAGAAAG GTTTTGAATGATCAAACATTTGCAATCATGATTTTGATGGCTGTCTTCACAACATTTATAACAACACCTTTAGTCATGGCGGTGTATAAGCCTGATAAAAGAACTGTCAATGCCCTTTACAAGCACAGAACTGTTAAGAGGAAAGATCCAAATGTTCAGTTGAGGATTTTGGCCTGTTTCTATGCTTCAAGAAACATCCCCACAATGATTAATCTGATTGAAGCTTCACGAGGGACAGAAAAGAAAGACAGCCTCTGTGTTTACGCACTGCACCTCATGGAGCTCTCGGAAAGGCCATCTGCAATACTTATGGTGAACAAGGCAAGAAAAAACGGAATACCCTTTTGGAACAAAGGGAAAAACTTGGATGCTGATCATGTTGTTGTTGCTTTCGAGGCTTTTAGACGACTCAGCCATGTCTCTATCCGGCCAATGACCGCAATCTCGCCAATGCACGATATCCAGGAAGACATTATTGCTAGTGCTGAAAGGAAAAGAGCTTCAATAATAATTCTCCCGTTTCATAAACACCAGAGGCTCGATGGGTCCCTGGAGACCACACGAACCGAATTTCGTTGGGTGAACAAGAGGGTTCTTGAGAGTGCTCCGTGCTCAGTGGGGATCTTAATTGACCGGGGCCTTGGTGGCAACACACATGTCTCAGCAAGCAATGTTTCTTCAGTGATGGCAGTGTTGTTCTTCGGAGGAAACGATGATCAGGAAGCTCTTGCTTATGGCGCTCGCATGGCTGAGCACCCTGGAATCACTCTGACTGTCATTCGCTTCCTTCCAAGCCCTGAAATTTCCAGGGAGATTGAAACGAAAGAAGACCCCCATGTATCAGAAGATGAGAGCTTTCTTGCTGaagtgaaacaaaaattttccaatGTAGATTCATTTACCTTTGAAGAAAGGATAGTAAGAAATACTGCAGAAACTGTTGAGGTCATCAACGAGTTCAACAAATGCCACATGTTTTTGGTCGGTCGAACGCCTGAGGGCTCAGCAGCAGCAGCTTTGACTGTGAGAAGTGGGTGCCCAGAAGTTGGGCCAGTTGGGAGCTTGCTTATAGCTCCTGATTTCTCAACTTCAGCTTCAGTCTTGGTGGTGCAGCAATATACTGGCCATGATCGAGCTGTTTCTGTGTCAGGATCGATAACAAAGGTAGCAGAGATGCGAGAGGAAGATATAGAATCTGGGTAA